The genome window CGCGGGGCAGGAGAAGGAGCGCGCCGCCGTGGCGCGCGAGCTCCACGACGAGTTCGGCCAGGTGCTGACGGCGCTCGCCCTCGACGCGGCGTGGCTCCGGGACCGCCTGAAGGAAGCCGATCCCGCGGCGTCGCGGCAGGCCCAGTCGATGTGCGGCATCATCGACAAGGCGATCGACGAGGTCCGCGGGATCGCGACCCGCCTTCGGCCGGGCGCCCTCGACAACCTCGGGCTGGTGGACGCGCTCGACTGGTATATACGGGACTTCGAGAAGCGCTCGAGGGTACGATGCTTCTATCGCCCCCGCGGCGTTCCGCGGATCGCGGACAAGGCGGCGACCGCCGTGTACCGGATCGCCCAGGAGGCGTTGACGAACGTGGCGCGCCACTCCGGCGCGACGCGGGTGGACGTCTCGCTCCGGGTGGAGGAGGGCGTCCTCCTTCTTTCGGTGGAGGACGACGGGAAGGGATTCGACCCGGGGCGGCTGGGCGAATCGAAGGGGCTCGGGGTGGTCGGGATGCGGGAACGCGCGTCGCTGATCGGCGGGGCGCTCTCGATCGGCTCCCGCCCGGGCGGGGGGGCCCGGATCGACCTGCGTCTCCCGCTCCGCATCGCGAAAGGGGAAACGGCGTGATTCGCGTCCTGCTGGCCGACGACCACAGCATCGTCCGGGACGGGCTGCGCCGCCTGGTCGACGGGGCGGGCGACATGACCGTGGTGGCGGAGGCGGCGGACGGCCGCGAGGCGATCCGGAAGGCGGAGGAGACCCGGCCGGACGTGGTGGTCGTCGACATCTCCATGCCCGGGCTGGACGGACTGGAAGTCGTGGAACGGATCCACGACGCGCATCCGAAGACGGCGATCCTGGTTCTGACGATGCACGAGGAGGAGCAGTACGTGGTCCGTGCGTTCGGCGCCGGAGCCGGCGGATACATCACCAAGCGGGCCGCGGCCGACCAGCTGATCCGGGCCATCCGCAAGGTGAAGGAGGGCGGGAGGTACCTGAGCGACGAGGCGGCGGAGGCGCTCGCCCGGCGGATGGGGAAGGGACCGTCGGACCGCACCTCCCTGGACGCGCTTTCGACCCGGGAGA of Deltaproteobacteria bacterium contains these proteins:
- a CDS encoding sensor histidine kinase, with the translated sequence AGQEKERAAVARELHDEFGQVLTALALDAAWLRDRLKEADPAASRQAQSMCGIIDKAIDEVRGIATRLRPGALDNLGLVDALDWYIRDFEKRSRVRCFYRPRGVPRIADKAATAVYRIAQEALTNVARHSGATRVDVSLRVEEGVLLLSVEDDGKGFDPGRLGESKGLGVVGMRERASLIGGALSIGSRPGGGARIDLRLPLRIAKGETA
- a CDS encoding response regulator transcription factor, yielding MIRVLLADDHSIVRDGLRRLVDGAGDMTVVAEAADGREAIRKAEETRPDVVVVDISMPGLDGLEVVERIHDAHPKTAILVLTMHEEEQYVVRAFGAGAGGYITKRAAADQLIRAIRKVKEGGRYLSDEAAEALARRMGKGPSDRTSLDALSTREIQVLRGLALGRSNREIAEGYAISPKTVDTYRFRLLKKLGLRNNAELTRFAIQNRIVEP